In Rissa tridactyla isolate bRisTri1 chromosome 8, bRisTri1.patW.cur.20221130, whole genome shotgun sequence, one genomic interval encodes:
- the ZFAND2A gene encoding AN1-type zinc finger protein 2A isoform X1, whose translation MELPGLGQRCAERTCRRLDFLPLKCDACEEVFCKDHIRYDDHKCSSAYKKNVQVPVCPLCNTPIPVQKGEIPDVVVGAHMDKDCKYNPAQQKQRIFTNKCLKPGCKRKEMMKVVCEQCGGNFCIKHRHPLDHDCKGSSRPTSKAGYAALMRASQTAFKSTGAIGVPSNGSLPHNRCR comes from the exons ATGGAGCTGCCGGGGCTGGGCCAGCGCTGCGCCGAGCGCACTTGCCGCCGCCTGG ACTTCCTTCCTCTGAAATGCGATGCCTGTGAGGAAGTCTTCTGTAAAGATCACATCCGTTACGATGACCACAAGTGTAGCTCAGCCTACAAGAAA AATGTGCAGGTTCCGGTGTGTCCGCTCTGTAACACTCCCATCCCGGTCCAGAAGGGGGAAATACCAGATGTGGTGGTTGGAGCCCACATGGATAAAGACTGCAAATACAATCCTGCACAGCAAAAGCAGAGG ATCTTCACAAACAAGTGCTTAAAGCCAGGCTGCAAAAGGAAAGAGATGATGAAGGTAGTTTGTGAACAGTGCGGTGGCAACTTCTGCATAAAACACCGGCATCCTCTGGATCACGACTGCAAAGGGAGCAGCCGTCCCACCTCCAAGGCAGG ATATGCAGCTCTGATGAGAGCCTCTCAAACCGCCTTCAAGTCAACGGGAGCAATTGGAGTGCCATCTAATGGGAGTCTTCCGCACAACAG ATGCAGATAG
- the ZFAND2A gene encoding AN1-type zinc finger protein 2A isoform X2, which produces MELPGLGQRCAERTCRRLDFLPLKCDACEEVFCKDHIRYDDHKCSSAYKKNVQVPVCPLCNTPIPVQKGEIPDVVVGAHMDKDCKYNPAQQKQRIFTNKCLKPGCKRKEMMKVVCEQCGGNFCIKHRHPLDHDCKGSSRPTSKAGQMYLPCSVQ; this is translated from the exons ATGGAGCTGCCGGGGCTGGGCCAGCGCTGCGCCGAGCGCACTTGCCGCCGCCTGG ACTTCCTTCCTCTGAAATGCGATGCCTGTGAGGAAGTCTTCTGTAAAGATCACATCCGTTACGATGACCACAAGTGTAGCTCAGCCTACAAGAAA AATGTGCAGGTTCCGGTGTGTCCGCTCTGTAACACTCCCATCCCGGTCCAGAAGGGGGAAATACCAGATGTGGTGGTTGGAGCCCACATGGATAAAGACTGCAAATACAATCCTGCACAGCAAAAGCAGAGG ATCTTCACAAACAAGTGCTTAAAGCCAGGCTGCAAAAGGAAAGAGATGATGAAGGTAGTTTGTGAACAGTGCGGTGGCAACTTCTGCATAAAACACCGGCATCCTCTGGATCACGACTGCAAAGGGAGCAGCCGTCCCACCTCCAAGGCAGG GCAGATGTACCTTCCTTGTTCTGTGCAGTAG
- the ZFAND2A gene encoding AN1-type zinc finger protein 2A isoform X3, translated as MELPGLGQRCAERTCRRLDFLPLKCDACEEVFCKDHIRYDDHKCSSAYKKNVQVPVCPLCNTPIPVQKGEIPDVVVGAHMDKDCKYNPAQQKQRIFTNKCLKPGCKRKEMMKVVCEQCGGNFCIKHRHPLDHDCKGSSRPTSKAG; from the exons ATGGAGCTGCCGGGGCTGGGCCAGCGCTGCGCCGAGCGCACTTGCCGCCGCCTGG ACTTCCTTCCTCTGAAATGCGATGCCTGTGAGGAAGTCTTCTGTAAAGATCACATCCGTTACGATGACCACAAGTGTAGCTCAGCCTACAAGAAA AATGTGCAGGTTCCGGTGTGTCCGCTCTGTAACACTCCCATCCCGGTCCAGAAGGGGGAAATACCAGATGTGGTGGTTGGAGCCCACATGGATAAAGACTGCAAATACAATCCTGCACAGCAAAAGCAGAGG ATCTTCACAAACAAGTGCTTAAAGCCAGGCTGCAAAAGGAAAGAGATGATGAAGGTAGTTTGTGAACAGTGCGGTGGCAACTTCTGCATAAAACACCGGCATCCTCTGGATCACGACTGCAAAGGGAGCAGCCGTCCCACCTCCAAGGCAGGGTAA